The nucleotide window GAGCTGCTGTTGCTCCAGGCCATCGCCGCCGCCACCGCCGCCGGTAGTCGACAGATCGGAGCCGATATCCCCGATACCCCAGAGGGCGGAATTGTACTGGCCGGCCTTGCTTAGTTCGCTGTAAACAGCGTTGGTAGCCTGAATGGCGTCCGTGGTTGTTTTGTAAAAGTTAGCGTCGGTTACCTGGTCGGTAGGCGCTTCTTCCAGGAACTTCTCACCGCAACTGGTGAGCAGGCCCAGCGTCAGGAGCAGGGCGCTGCCGGAATATTTCGTGAAGGTAGACATCGTGGGAGGGTAGTTAGGAGATTAGAAACCGATGTTGAGGCCGGCCAGGAACACGCGCGACTGGGGGTACACGCCCAGATCGACGCCGCGGGAGCCAACTTCAGGATCGAAGCCGCTGTACTTGGTCAGGGTCAGCAGGTTCTGGCCGCTGACGTACACGCGCAGCTGCTTGGCTGCAAGGCGGCTCATCAGGCCAGCGGGCAGGCTGTAGCCCAGAGTCAGGGTTTTGATACGCATGTACGAACCGTCTTCCACGTAGTAGCTGCTCACGCGCAGGTTACCGTTGGGGTCACCGGCTACGGCGCGGGGCACGTCGTTGCTGGTGCCTTCGCCGGTCCAGCGGCCCAGCACCCGGCGGCTGCCGTTGCTGTTGCCATACAGGGCGCTTTCCAGGATGTAGCGGTTCTGGTTGTAGATGTCGTTGCCCTGCGAGCCTTGCAGGAATATGTTCAGGTCAAAGCCTTTCCAGGTCAGCGTGTTGTTAACACCATACGTGAAGTCGGGGTTCGGATTGCCGATGAAGGTCCGGTCGCTGGCATTGATAACGCCGTCGTTGTTGAGGTCCTTAAAGCGGATGTCACCGGCCGCCGTGCTCTTGGCTGGGTTGGCGCCGGCTTGCTGCACGGCGTGGTTTTTCACTTCTTCCGGGGTCTGGAAAAGGCCGTCGGCCACCAGACCATAGAAGGCACCAAACGCCTGGCCCTGATCGTAGCGCACGATTACGCCGCTCAGTACGCTCAGACCGTCGTAGGGCTTGCCTTCACCCAGCGACTCGAGTTCCGTCTTGTAAGCCGACACGTTCAGGGTAGTAGTCCAGTTCAGGTCCGAACCGGCGCCCCGCACGTTGCGGGAGGTGAAAGAGAAGTCAATACCGCGGTTGTAAGCCGAAGCCGCGTTGCGGTTTACGGGCTCAAACGTACCCGACACCAGCGACACTGGCACGGGGGCAATCAGGTTGGGCGAGCTGCGGTTGTACAGGTCGATGGTAGCCTCGAAGCGGTTGTCCAGGAAGCCGAAGTCCAAACCAATGTTTGCCTGGTTGTTGGTTTCCCAGCGCAGGTCGTAGTTAGGCAAGCGAGTTGGAGCCGCACCAGTCTGAATGGTGCCGTTGGGGCCAAAGGGATACTGAATGCCGGAATTCACGGCAAACAGATAGGCAAAGCGGCCAGCGTTGTTAGGGTTACCTACTTTACCATAGCCAGCGCGCAGCTTCAGGTTGCTGATGGCGCGGTTGCCTTTCATAAACTCCTCTTCCGAGATGCGCCAGCCGGCCGATACGCCGGGGAAGAAACCGAACTTCTTGCCGGGCTCGAAATTGCTCACACCGTCGTAGCGCATGATGGCCTGGAACAGGTACTTACCATCGAACTCGTAGTTCAGACGACCAAAGTAGCTGGCCAGCTTCTGCCGGGGCTCCAGAGTACCAGAGTTAGAAATCTGGGTGTTTACCGGACCGGAGTTGATCGTCTGCAGGTCGTTGCGCAGGTAGCCCGTGCGGTAGGCGCCCACATCCTGCTTGTCGATAATCTGTCCCGACTGACCCAGCAGCACCGTAACCTGGTGGCGGCTGGCAAACACGTGGTCGTAGTTCAGCGTGTTCTCGATCAGGTAGCTCGAGTTGTAGTTGGCCGTAGCCGAGCCGCCGGCTGTAGCCTGGCCATAGCGCGTTGAGTAAGTTTCGTCGCCTACTTTCAGCTCCGGTACCCCGGGGCGGAAGGCGTTGTAGTTATCGAAAATCAGGTCGGCACCTACGTTGGTGCGCCAGCGCAGGCCCTTGAGAGGCTCCAGCTCGGCAAAGAAGGTCGTCAGGCCGCGGTTGCGCACAAACTTCTGGTTGCTGATCGTAGCCGAGGCCAGTGGGTTTTCCTCCACGAAGTTGTCCTGGGCGCCACGGGGCTCATAGTAGTAGCCGTCGGGCGGTACACCGGGATGATGGACGGAATCCGGATGGCCTGCTGAATCGTGCCGTATTCGCCGTTGCGCGAGCCCTCGGTACCACCGCCCGAGGTAATCTGCCGGTCCCGCAGGTGGGTCAGGGAGATATTGCTGCCGACCTTGAGAATTTTGTTCAGCTGCAGGTCGCCGTTGGCCCGCAGCGTGTAACGCTCGAAGGTGGAGCCGATTACGGTACCATCCTGCTGGAAGTAGCTACCCGACACGGCAAAGCGGGCCTTGTCGCTGCCGCCGGTAGCCGACAGGGCGTAGTTCTGAATGGCAGCGCGGCGGAATACCTCGTCCTGCCAGTCGGTGCCTTCACCCAGGGCATCAGGGTTACGCAACCGGTCTACGACGATTCGCTCGCCACCGGCAATGCGGTTTTCGTTGTTGATAATAGCGTATTCCTTGGCCGTGAGCAGGTCCAGCTTGCGCCATACCTGCTGCACGCCACGGTAGGCATCGAGGTTGATAGTCGATACGCCGGCCTTGCCCCGCTTGGTGGTAATGATAACTACACCGTTGGCAGCCCGCACCCCGTAAATAGCCGTAGCCGAAGCATCCTTCAGGATGTCAATCGTCTCGATGTCGTTGGGGCTAATAGCATTTAGCTGGTTCTCGCCGCCCTCGGGCAGTGGGAAACCGTCGACGACATATAGGGGGTTGTTGTTGCCGGCCGAGGTGATGCCCGTACGCGGATAGAAGTACCCGCCGCGCCGCCGGGCGCGCCGCCGTTGGAAGTTACCGTAACCCCCGCTGCCCGGCCCTGCAGGGCCTGGGTAGCATCAGCTACGGGCTGGCTAGCAATTTCGCGGGCCGAAACTGAGGATACGGCGCCCGTTACGCTGGCCCGCTCCTGGGTACCGTAGCCCACTACGACTACTTCACTCAGGGCTTTGAGGTCGTCGGCGAGCGTCACAGCGAAGTTGCTGCTGTTAGCGCTTGTAACTGGCACCTCCTGACGCAGATAGCCCACGTAGCTGAATACCAGCGTGCTGTTTTCGGGCACGCTCAGCACGAAAGTACCATCCGAGTTGGTCGAGGTACCGATGGTCGTGCCTTTCACCAGCACTGTCACGCCGGGTAGTGGCTCACCGGTGCTTTGGGTCACCCGACCCGATACCTGGATATCAGCCAGTGAGGGGCGTCCGGCGGTGGGAAGCGGCAGGGCGGAGGAACCGGCCAGAGCCGGGGCTGCCAGCACCGGCAACCCAAGAGTTGCCAGTAACAGGGCCCGCCGCAGGAAATACGGGTAATTACTTGAATTCATGAGGGTAGGAATTGGAGGTGGAGAGCAAAATTTACTAAAGCACCCAGGTCAAGCACACGCCAGCCGGGGCCAACAATTCTAAGGTTGGGAGCCGGAGCTCTTCTGCCCATCGGGGCCGAGGTAGAGGCAGCCGGCCCCGCGTAGCGGAAGCGGCGGGCCTGGTCGCCCACGCGCAAGGTGAAATAGCCGTCTTCCAGCTGAGCCTGGCCCTGGGCATTGGGGTAGCTCAAATGTTTCTGGGGCTGAATCTCAAAGACCATGTCGCGGCTTTCGCCGGGCTGGAACTCGCGCTTCTCAAAGTGCTTGAGCAGGCGCACCGGACGGGTAATGCGCCCTACTTCATCGGTCAGGAACCAGAGCACCGCTTCCTTGCCAGCCCGCTTGCTCGTGTTGGTTACCTGCACAGTGGCCCGCATGGTGCCGCTGCCGCTGAGCACTGAGTCGCTGAGCCGCAGGTTGCTGTAGCGGAAGGAGCTGTAGCTCAGGCCTTCGCCGTACTCGGTAAGCATGGCGGGTTTGAACTTAGGGCCCCGATTCTCGAAGCCAGCACCAAAGTCGCTCAGGTCGAGCGAGTTTTCGTTGTTGTCGTGGTGGTAAGGCGAAATATGGCCAGCAAACTGCGGATAGGTAAAGGACAGCTTCGCGCTAGGATTTACTTTGCCGCTGATGATTTCGGCAATGGCCTGTCCACCGCCAAAGCCCGGCAGCCCGCCCCAGATAATGGCCGATGACTTCTCAGCTACGGCCCGGATAATACTGGGCCGCCCCCGATAACTACCACCACCGTGGGCTTACCGCCCGCCTGGGCCGTGCGCACCAGCTGTTGCTGCTCCTCGGGTAGCGTCAGGTCGCTGGTGTTGCCCAGGCCTTCGGTATAAGGACGCTCCCCAATGGCTACGATTACGGCATCAGCCTTACGGGCAGCGGTAGCAATGCCTGCGAGGCTGAGTTTACCAGCGGCATTCTGATACGGTATGGTTTCAACCTGGGCCCCGGGAAATTCCTTTTTCAGAGCGGCGTAAATTGTCAGTACTTCTTTGGGGTACTCCGCTTCGGGGCGGCCCTGCCAGGCCAGCGTCCAGCCACCGGCCAGGTTGGCGCGTGAATCAGCCGAGGGGCCGACTACCAGCAGGCGCTTCACAGAAGCCGAAGCCAGGGGCAGCGTCTTGTTCTCGTTTTTAAGCAGCACCACCGATTCGCGGGCTGCATCCAGGGCCAGCTGCTTTAAAGCCGGGTCACCCACGCGGTTGAGGCGGTCGGTGCGGGGCATAGGGTTTTCGAACAACCCCAGTTCATCCTTGAGCTGAAGCACGCGCCCTGCTGAAAGGTTTATGCGTTCTTCAGTTAGCCGACCTTCCTGCACCAATTCCTTTACATAGCGGCAGAAATTAGTCGTATAAGGTGTCATGGCCATATCTACCCCGGCATCAATGGCCATAAAGGTGGCTTCCTTCTCGTTGGCCGCCGTTTTCTGCACCCGTACCAAGCGGATGATATCCTCCCAGTCGGTAACGGCTACCCCTTTAAAGCCCATCTGAGTGCGCAGCAGGTCGGTCAGTATGGCTTTGGAAGCATGCACCGGCTCGCCGTTGATCAGGCCGCTGTTAATCATAATAGTTTTCAGGCCGGCATCCATGGCCGCCTGAAACGAGGGGCGGAAAAACTCCTGAATTCGCTGGTCCGAAATCATGGCGTTGGTCCGGTCCCAGCCGTTGCGCGGGTCAGAGTAGCCTAAAAAGTGCTTGCCGCACCCCGCTACCTTGTAAGGAGCTATTTCTTTGTTCTCCTGCAACTCCTTTACATAGGCTGCGCCCATTACCGAAGCCACCAGCGGATCTTCACCATACGTTTCGTACACGCGCGGCCAGTAGGTATTCACGCCCAGATCGAGCACGGGGGCGAATACCCAGTGGTGCCCCAAGTCAGCCGACTCTAGCACTGTGGCACGTGCAGTTTGCCGGGCAAACTCAGGGTTGAAGGAGGCACCCAGGTTCAGGTTGTGCGGGAAAATAGCCGTGCCCGACACATAGCTGGCCCCGTGCATATGGTCGATGCCGTAGATAATGGGAATGTGCAGGCGCGACTCGCGCATGGCAATTCGTTGCAGAGCCGCCGAGTACTTCACCCACTGTGCCGCCGGTACTGCTTCCCCGTTCAGGAAAGAGCCCACATGGTACTCCCGAATCAGGGGCACCAGCTTAGCCGAGTCAAGGGTAATGTCGCGCTGCACACCGGTCGTATTAATAACCGTGTTGGCCAGCTGCGTCATCTGCCCAATTTTTTCCTCCAGCGTCATCTGGGCCAGTAGCGCCGCTACTCGCTCACTCACCACAGCGCGTGGTAGCGCGCTACCGACCACAGAAGAAGAAGCTACATTAGAAGCAACCGTAGCGGCCGGAATCGTTTGCATGCTGGCACGTTGACAGGCGCTTGAAGCGCATATCATGGTACCAAGCAGAAGCACGCGAGCAGCATGAGCCGGCAGTGTCTTAAAGACAAAAGAAGGGCTCTTAACAGCTCCGGCGGAAGCTACCGATGCAGAGTGAGAAGTAGTCATTTTGATGGGGGAATACCCAAAGATATCTTTACTTGTTCGGCAAATGCAATAGCAAAAACCCTTTATACGCTCAATAAACAGGGTTTTTTCACCTACTTCACATCGTGATTATACACTTACCACACACACACAACCCCAGTAATACAGGCTAAATAGAAGCTAGGCCCCATTTTGCACCTAAATTGTACTTGCGGCTAAAAAACAATGAAAAAAGAGGCGTCAGGGCCTCTTTTTCCGAAAATATTTTTGGCTACTAGGCTGATTTGTGCTGCAAACGTTTGCGGCTACTTAAGAACGCTCTGTTTCTGCCACTGCTTGATCTTCCTCTACGGTTGTGGTAGCATCAAGCAAGATGTGAGTCCATCCTTCATTTTCATCATAGTCAGGAGCTTGTCGGCGGCGGCGCATGGCCTCCAATACTTTCTGGCTAAAGCTCCAGCAAGTACCCTGGCGTAGCTCCAGAACTCGGGAGAGCTCCTGGGACGAATAATTGCCCTTGTGCGTGTAAATCAGGAAGACAGCGTAGAAAGCCTTGATAATCGAGAATTTACACTTCTGCAGCATGGTATAAGCCGTAGCCGATTCCACGTAACGGCATTTGGTGCAGCGGCGGGCGTGGGCTTCGCGGGCATCACAATACTTCTCGTGTCCACACTTGCGGCAGCGGTACCCATGCGCCCACTTCAAATCGGCTAAGTAGCTCAGGCAGGCGTCTTTATCAGGGTAAATCTGGCTAAACTCACCAAAATCTACTTCTTTAGACAAGACCCTTGCCGTTTGGGCTTCCTGCAGGTCACGCTGTAGGTCAGCATTAAGCTTCTCAATAGCAGCTGACTGCAAAGCCAACAAACCGTTTGCCTGAAGCAACTCCCGGTTTTGCGCTACAATGGTCTCACTCTGCCGCCGCAGTTCCTCGGTGCGCCTCGCTACCTGTGCTTCCAGCTCAGAGTTGAGCTGATCCTTCAGACTTTGATTCTGGTGCAGCTGTTCCACGAGCCGGTCCTGGGCTAAGTGCTTCTTGCGCAGCTGCTTTACCAGCTTTTCCTGGGCCCGGATGGTGGCATCCTTGATGCTCTTGATTTTTTCTCCGAGGGCATACGATAGCACCGCCACCTCAAAAACGAAGGCCACGTTCATGCTATACACGGTAAAGGCGTTGTTGAAGAAGTCGACGCCCAGCTTGCGGGTAATGAGGAATATGAGACTGATAACTACCCCAGCCTGGGCCAGCAAGAAGATGCGGGCTGGCCTGAATCCTTGTCGATATACCTGAATAGCAGCATAGTACAGCATACCATAGGGCAGCAGATACAGCCAGAAGCTGAAGCCCGACTGAATAAAAATGGTATCCAGCAGCAGCAGGCCAGCACTGAACAGTACCACCAGGCGCAGAATAGGGTCGAAGCGGGGCAGGCGCTGGGGCGCGTCCAGAAAGTGACGGGCATAGTACCCAAAGGTGAGCAAAAGCAGAATAGGAGCTCCGGCATTTACTATCTGGTTGAGCCAGGGCAGCGTGGGCCAGATATACTCAAAGCCCAAGCCGTCTTCAGACAAGAACAGCAGGCTACAGCTCAGCACATAGGCCACGTAGCGCAAGTAAGTCTGCTCGCCTATGAACAAGAAAATGAACAGGTTATACACCACCATAATCAGCAGCACACCATAAAAGCCGCCGAGCATACCGTACTCGCTCTGGAAGTGCGACGAGAGCATGGCCTCATTGCGTAGACGGCCCAGAAAGCTAGTCTTCGAGCTTGATTTTAGCCGCAGGTAGTAGGTGTGGGTCTGCCCTGGTTTCAGGTGCAGGCTGAACAGGAAGTTCTTGTAAGCGTAAGGCCGGGTGGAAAAGGGAAAGTCGGCGCCGGTGCGTACCCCGGTGTACTGCCCGCTCGGACCGGCCCCATAGAACGTCAGGTCATTGATGTGGGAGTCGAACATCTCTAGGTACCAGTGATGCTCATCGTAATCATCAGTATGCACGCTGATGCGCAGCCAGTAGGCCGACTCGGTGTTCTCAATGTTGCCGGCCTGCTTGCCACCGGAGGTCACGTCGCCCGACTGGAAACGGCTATTCCACTGCGGGCTAAGCACATCCTGAATGGTGAGCCTACCCGAAGGGTCCTCGAGCACGCTATAGTATACCGGTTTGACATACAGCTCATTGATACCAGCGTGAATGCGCAGCGTATCTTCGTGCGGAGCCGCTCGGGCGGCCGTGGCGAAGCAGAAAAAGAGCAGGCTCAGGTAGCCTAAAAATTGCCAGATGGGAAGACCAGCAGCCTGAAGTCGGGGGAATTTGCAGATGTAGGGCCTCATGTAGCTCCCAATTTAAGGAAACCAACGCAGGGCTGCCAGTAGCGCCGAAATTGGAAGTTGCTTTTGACCAGCTACTGGCACGCAGAGGTCAAGAAAGCAGCGGCTGGCTGAGCGCGGGTTATTGCCCGCCCTGGGTGGTTGGGGTGGTAGTTGGGTTGAATTGCAGCCAGCTCACGCTGGCGCCCGGCTGCTCCACATAGAGCTGCAGGGTATGCTTGCCAACTGGCAAAGCAGTGGTAGGCACAGAAATGGTAGTCCAAG belongs to Hymenobacter cellulosilyticus and includes:
- a CDS encoding SusC/RagA family TonB-linked outer membrane protein, with the translated sequence MEENPLASATISNQKFVRNRGLTTFFAELEPLKGLRWRTNVGADLIFDNYNAFRPGVPELKVGDETYSTRYGQATAGGSATANYNSSYLIENTLNYDHVFASRHQVTVLLGQSGQIIDKQDVGAYRTGYLRNDLQTINSGPVNTQISNSGTLEPRQKLASYFGRLNYEFDGKYLFQAIMRYDGVSNFEPGKKFGFFPGVSAGWRISEEEFMKGNRAISNLKLRAGYGKVGNPNNAGRFAYLFAVNSGIQYPFGPNGTIQTGAAPTRLPNYDLRWETNNQANIGLDFGFLDNRFEATIDLYNRSSPNLIAPVPVSLVSGTFEPVNRNAASAYNRGIDFSFTSRNVRGAGSDLNWTTTLNVSAYKTELESLGEGKPYDGLSVLSGVIVRYDQGQAFGAFYGLVADGLFQTPEEVKNHAVQQAGANPAKSTAAGDIRFKDLNNDGVINASDRTFIGNPNPDFTYGVNNTLTWKGFDLNIFLQGSQGNDIYNQNRYILESALYGNSNGSRRVLGRWTGEGTSNDVPRAVAGDPNGNLRVSSYYVEDGSYMRIKTLTLGYSLPAGLMSRLAAKQLRVYVSGQNLLTLTKYSGFDPEVGSRGVDLGVYPQSRVFLAGLNIGF
- a CDS encoding TonB-dependent receptor plug domain-containing protein yields the protein MTSAGNNNPLYVVDGFPLPEGGENQLNAISPNDIETIDILKDASATAIYGVRAANGVVIITTKRGKAGVSTINLDAYRGVQQVWRKLDLLTAKEYAIINNENRIAGGERIVVDRLRNPDALGEGTDWQDEVFRRAAIQNYALSATGGSDKARFAVSGSYFQQDGTVIGSTFERYTLRANGDLQLNKILKVGSNISLTHLRDRQITSGGGTEGSRNGEYGTIQQAIRIPSIIPVYRPTATTMSPVAPRTTSWRKTHWPRLRSATRSLCATAA
- a CDS encoding carboxypeptidase-like regulatory domain-containing protein, translating into MNSSNYPYFLRRALLLATLGLPVLAAPALAGSSALPLPTAGRPSLADIQVSGRVTQSTGEPLPGVTVLVKGTTIGTSTNSDGTFVLSVPENSTLVFSYVGYLRQEVPVTSANSSNFAVTLADDLKALSEVVVVGYGTQERASVTGAVSSVSAREIASQPVADATQALQGRAAGVTVTSNGGAPGGAAGTSIRVRASPRPATTTPYMSSTVSHCPRAARTS
- a CDS encoding fibronectin type III-like domain-contianing protein, yielding MLTEYGEGLSYSSFRYSNLRLSDSVLSGSGTMRATVQVTNTSKRAGKEAVLWFLTDEVGRITRPVRLLKHFEKREFQPGESRDMVFEIQPQKHLSYPNAQGQAQLEDGYFTLRVGDQARRFRYAGPAASTSAPMGRRAPAPNLRIVGPGWRVLDLGALVNFALHLQFLPS
- a CDS encoding 7TM diverse intracellular signaling domain-containing protein is translated as MRPYICKFPRLQAAGLPIWQFLGYLSLLFFCFATAARAAPHEDTLRIHAGINELYVKPVYYSVLEDPSGRLTIQDVLSPQWNSRFQSGDVTSGGKQAGNIENTESAYWLRISVHTDDYDEHHWYLEMFDSHINDLTFYGAGPSGQYTGVRTGADFPFSTRPYAYKNFLFSLHLKPGQTHTYYLRLKSSSKTSFLGRLRNEAMLSSHFQSEYGMLGGFYGVLLIMVVYNLFIFLFIGEQTYLRYVAYVLSCSLLFLSEDGLGFEYIWPTLPWLNQIVNAGAPILLLLTFGYYARHFLDAPQRLPRFDPILRLVVLFSAGLLLLDTIFIQSGFSFWLYLLPYGMLYYAAIQVYRQGFRPARIFLLAQAGVVISLIFLITRKLGVDFFNNAFTVYSMNVAFVFEVAVLSYALGEKIKSIKDATIRAQEKLVKQLRKKHLAQDRLVEQLHQNQSLKDQLNSELEAQVARRTEELRRQSETIVAQNRELLQANGLLALQSAAIEKLNADLQRDLQEAQTARVLSKEVDFGEFSQIYPDKDACLSYLADLKWAHGYRCRKCGHEKYCDAREAHARRCTKCRYVESATAYTMLQKCKFSIIKAFYAVFLIYTHKGNYSSQELSRVLELRQGTCWSFSQKVLEAMRRRRQAPDYDENEGWTHILLDATTTVEEDQAVAETERS